The nucleotide sequence CAAGGATTACTACCAAAAGATCCGTTTGCTGAGCATAAAACTAAAACAGTGTCAAATAGAGTTGTTTTCTTGACACCTGAAGAGCTTGAGATTTTTGAGAATACTTCATTAATTCAGAGCAGACTTGATTTGGTACGGCAGTTATTTATTTTTTGTTGTTATTCAGGACTAGCGTATGCAGAAATGACAGCATTGAAAAGAACACACATTCAAAAAGGATTTGATGGTAAGGACTGGATAATCATAACTAGGTTGAAAACCTCCAAAACTATTTCTATTCCTTTACTTCCAAAAGCAAATCGTGTACTACTTGATTTAGATTTTTACAATAATAATAGCTTACCTAAACTTTCAAATCAGCGGTTCAATAGCTATTTAAAGGAGATTGCAGTCATCTTAGATATCAATAAAAGATTGACTCACCACACAGCTAGAAAGACGTTTGCATCAACCGTACTGCTTTATAATGATGTTCCCATGGAGATTGTTCAGAAACTACTAGGACATTCTAGTATTACGATAACTGAACAGAGTTATGGCAAGATTTTAAATAAGCAGGTTAGTAGAGAGTTGGCTAGGTTTTATTAAATTGATCAAATAAACTAGAAATAGGAAGATTTAAACCTTAGCCTGTATTATGTCAAGCAGAACCGAATTGAGCTAACTTAAAATAGGAAAAGAACGGGAGATTGGAAAGAGCAACCTATTTGAGTATCAAGGACTTTTTCAACGCTCCTTTTTATATTTAAGTCCAGCCTTAAAACAAATACCTATGAATAAAATCCTACTTGTAGCCTGCTTTATACTAGTTGTTGGTTGCAAATCAGATCAAGAGCCGGTAGAGGAAAACCTTTCGGATCTAAATTTATACCTATCAACGGACGAAGATATTGATAGCGTTCTTATAACTGATATCTATAGAAATAGGGAGAATCATAAAGTTGCCTTTAACGATACTCTTAGATTTAAATTTAAGGACAGTATCAACGATCTCTATAACATCCAATTTATCAAAGATGGGAAAATTGTTTCCAGTCCCATGGGACATTTCCAGATATGGCTAAAAGGCGAGAAGATTCAGTTAAAAGGTACGATTGACAAGAAACTCATCATTGATACCATTATAGGCTCACAGGTACATTATGCACGAGAGGAATACAACAGAGAATCTAGAAAAATATATAAGGATGGAGCGAGTCTAGAGGTAAAAAATGAATTAACGCTCAGAACTATAAAATCTAATATGGATAACCCTTTCTCACTTGCTGTTGCGGATATCTACTATGGTTTGAACCAAAACAATCCAGAGAACTTATATGTATTGTATGAGATTATGTCTAAGCAAGATAAAACAATCAGAGATCACGAATTCTTCCGAGTTTGGGAAAGGGTAAACTCTAGCCTTAACAATATTCCTATAGATTTTGAAAAATACTCTTTTCGTGATATTGAAAATAAACCA is from Nonlabens sp. YIK11 and encodes:
- a CDS encoding TlpA family protein disulfide reductase; amino-acid sequence: MNKILLVACFILVVGCKSDQEPVEENLSDLNLYLSTDEDIDSVLITDIYRNRENHKVAFNDTLRFKFKDSINDLYNIQFIKDGKIVSSPMGHFQIWLKGEKIQLKGTIDKKLIIDTIIGSQVHYAREEYNRESRKIYKDGASLEVKNELTLRTIKSNMDNPFSLAVADIYYGLNQNNPENLYVLYEIMSKQDKTIRDHEFFRVWERVNSSLNNIPIDFEKYSFRDIENKPVKINLKTGKKYLIDAWFVNCPPCIEDHKTFSKELKLFDSAGIDVIGLSVDQKHEVWNEYLEKNGYNWTNYRVDENETMEEINKDLRLGSFPNYMLLNTERKIEFSTNSYEEIKEYLEINS